One Aquisalimonas asiatica DNA window includes the following coding sequences:
- a CDS encoding S9 family peptidase, translated as MSGARPFVLACGVLLACHAGAPATLADDDGEPEQRRHLQEQDFGAWERMGGFALAPEGDWFIYTTRTVDGDTTTRLTATDGSTPPEDLGAARTARFSDSGRFLIHVQPGASSDEQQGVVVRNLDTQEVTDWPLLSSFQLAQGRDVLVGTIPEGRRGADTPRALDVRHLGADRTRRFDHVVRSALSPEGSQLAVVVNEQGDGETLLIVDLDSLESRTVATAPRFASRPRWRADGDALAVLEQRETDDAPDHQRLLVVHDVTGSDPRRHRLSPAHLDDLCPDTRCGPVARMEGLGPPRWIMGGDRILVGIEADHPHDESGGNPGGESRNVTVWHWRDHTLAPRRASAAPGNGRGRTVAVWAPDDGTITPLLHLQGEQSLQRLDDRTALLTDPTPHQPHLRERWRDFRTLDLETGRLETVVSRQERVEVSPDGRYVLYFRDGDWWSVDLADGTASNLTEAVATGFEDDSHISGREQPEAFGSGQWGQDDEWVLLHSRYDVYRAASDGSGIERLTEGGGPEGLRYRDHRIDWHADAPGPDDPLYFSVFGQRDKSHGYARLNTDGDLRMLTRQPRTLRFLHRADDAPVYTFMAESATESPNFHATRDDFETVHQLSDTNPQQDQYHWAGDTLLHYQDQNGRDQQARLLYPADYRPGQQYPMVVLIYENRSDNLHRYTAPSLAGLFNQRVLSSAGFFVLEPDIGYSLNAPGRSASASVVSAVEAALETGKVDADAVALAGHSWGGYQTAFIISQTDVFAAAVAAAPVTNLTSQYSAVYQRTGRSNTGIFEVGQGRFAAPFWELPDAYTDNSPVFHAHRIATPLLMVFGTDDQAVDFNQGVELYNAMRRAGSPVVMLAYEGEGHRFQDQDNRKDATRRKLAWFRHHLTGDAPEPWMISPDGAPRRPGLPTAGIRGDSCAVGLLLLCGEG; from the coding sequence ATGTCCGGAGCCAGGCCCTTCGTGCTGGCGTGTGGTGTACTGCTGGCGTGTCATGCGGGCGCGCCGGCAACGCTGGCTGACGATGACGGGGAACCGGAACAGCGTCGCCACCTGCAGGAGCAGGATTTCGGTGCCTGGGAGCGGATGGGCGGCTTCGCCCTCGCCCCGGAGGGCGACTGGTTCATTTACACAACCCGGACCGTGGATGGTGACACCACGACCCGCCTCACGGCGACCGACGGCTCCACGCCCCCGGAAGACCTGGGAGCGGCCCGGACCGCACGCTTCAGTGACAGTGGGCGCTTCCTGATCCATGTGCAGCCCGGTGCATCTTCGGATGAACAACAGGGGGTGGTGGTGCGCAACCTGGACACGCAGGAGGTGACGGACTGGCCCCTGCTGTCGTCCTTTCAGCTCGCGCAGGGCCGGGATGTGCTTGTGGGCACGATCCCGGAAGGACGGCGCGGCGCGGACACCCCGCGAGCCCTCGACGTGCGCCACCTCGGGGCGGACAGGACGCGCCGGTTCGACCACGTGGTGCGCTCGGCGCTCTCTCCCGAAGGGTCGCAGCTGGCGGTTGTGGTGAATGAGCAGGGCGACGGCGAGACGTTGCTGATCGTGGACCTGGACAGCCTGGAATCCCGGACCGTCGCCACGGCGCCCCGGTTTGCGTCCCGCCCGCGCTGGCGTGCGGACGGAGATGCGCTGGCCGTTCTGGAGCAACGGGAGACCGACGACGCCCCGGACCACCAGCGCTTGCTGGTGGTACACGACGTCACCGGCTCCGATCCCCGGCGGCATCGCTTGAGCCCGGCACACCTGGACGATCTCTGCCCGGATACCCGGTGCGGGCCGGTAGCACGCATGGAAGGGCTGGGTCCGCCGAGGTGGATCATGGGGGGCGACCGCATTCTCGTGGGGATCGAAGCCGATCATCCGCACGATGAATCCGGGGGTAACCCCGGGGGTGAATCCCGGAACGTCACCGTCTGGCACTGGAGAGACCACACCCTCGCGCCGCGCCGTGCCTCCGCCGCCCCGGGGAACGGGCGCGGCCGGACCGTCGCCGTATGGGCCCCGGACGACGGGACCATCACGCCACTCCTGCACCTGCAGGGTGAGCAGTCCCTGCAGCGTCTCGACGACCGTACGGCCCTGCTCACCGATCCGACGCCGCACCAGCCCCATCTGCGCGAGCGGTGGCGGGACTTCCGCACGCTGGACCTTGAGACGGGGCGGCTTGAAACCGTGGTCAGTCGCCAGGAGCGTGTGGAGGTCTCACCCGACGGGCGCTACGTCCTCTACTTCCGGGATGGCGACTGGTGGAGCGTCGATCTCGCCGATGGCACCGCGAGCAACCTCACCGAAGCAGTGGCTACGGGCTTCGAGGACGACAGCCACATCAGTGGTCGTGAGCAGCCCGAAGCCTTTGGCAGCGGCCAATGGGGGCAGGACGATGAATGGGTGCTGCTCCACAGCCGGTATGATGTCTACCGGGCGGCATCCGACGGCAGCGGTATCGAGCGGCTGACCGAGGGGGGCGGCCCCGAGGGTCTGCGCTACCGCGACCACAGGATCGACTGGCATGCGGACGCGCCGGGCCCGGACGACCCGCTCTATTTCTCGGTATTCGGACAACGGGACAAGTCACACGGGTACGCGCGCCTGAACACGGATGGCGATCTACGGATGCTGACCCGGCAGCCCAGGACCCTGCGTTTCCTGCACCGGGCGGACGACGCACCCGTGTACACCTTCATGGCGGAGAGCGCCACGGAATCACCGAACTTCCACGCGACGCGGGACGATTTCGAGACGGTTCACCAACTCTCCGATACGAACCCGCAGCAGGATCAGTACCACTGGGCGGGGGATACGCTGCTGCACTACCAGGACCAGAACGGCCGCGACCAGCAGGCCAGGCTCCTCTACCCGGCGGACTACCGCCCCGGGCAGCAGTACCCCATGGTTGTGCTGATCTACGAGAACCGGTCCGACAACCTGCACAGGTACACGGCGCCGAGCCTGGCGGGGCTGTTCAATCAGCGCGTGCTGTCCTCGGCGGGCTTCTTCGTCCTGGAACCGGATATCGGGTACAGCCTGAATGCCCCCGGGCGATCGGCGTCGGCCAGCGTTGTGTCGGCCGTGGAAGCCGCGCTGGAGACAGGCAAGGTGGATGCGGACGCCGTGGCCCTTGCCGGGCACTCCTGGGGGGGATACCAGACCGCGTTCATCATCTCGCAGACCGACGTGTTCGCCGCTGCCGTCGCGGCCGCTCCGGTCACCAATCTAACCAGCCAGTACAGCGCGGTGTACCAGCGCACGGGGCGGTCCAACACCGGGATCTTCGAGGTGGGGCAAGGGCGGTTCGCAGCCCCGTTCTGGGAGCTGCCGGACGCGTACACGGACAACTCCCCCGTGTTCCATGCCCATCGCATCGCGACCCCGCTGCTCATGGTTTTCGGGACCGACGACCAGGCCGTGGATTTCAATCAGGGTGTGGAGCTGTACAACGCCATGCGACGAGCCGGGAGCCCGGTCGTCATGCTCGCCTACGAGGGGGAAGGGCATCGCTTTCAGGACCAGGACAACCGCAAGGACGCGACGCGCCGGAAGCTGGCATGGTTCCGGCACCATTTGACGGGCGACGCCCCCGAGCCGTGGATGATCAGCCCGGACGGAGCGCCGCGGCGCCCCGGCCTGCCGACAGCCGGTATCCGGGGCGACAGTTGTGCGGTGGGTCTCCTGCTACTGTGCGGCGAGGGATGA
- a CDS encoding nucleoside deaminase, with translation MDEFMQAALDEARKGLGEGGVPIGSVLVHRGRIIGRGHNQRQQRGSTVLHGEMDALENAGRQPAAVYRESTLYTTLSPCPMCSGAILLYGIPRVVVGENRTFLGEEALLRERGVDVDVQQLPECIELMETFIRTSPDVWNEDIGV, from the coding sequence ATGGATGAGTTCATGCAGGCAGCCCTGGACGAGGCCAGAAAAGGGCTCGGCGAAGGCGGGGTGCCGATCGGCTCGGTGCTGGTGCACCGGGGCCGGATCATCGGCCGCGGCCACAACCAGCGCCAGCAGCGCGGCAGCACCGTGCTGCACGGGGAGATGGACGCCCTGGAGAACGCGGGCCGACAGCCGGCTGCCGTGTACCGGGAGTCCACGCTGTACACGACACTGTCACCGTGCCCCATGTGTTCGGGGGCCATTCTGCTCTACGGCATCCCCCGGGTGGTGGTGGGCGAGAACCGGACCTTCCTGGGCGAGGAGGCGCTGCTGCGGGAGCGCGGCGTGGACGTGGACGTGCAGCAGCTCCCCGAGTGCATCGAGCTGATGGAGACGTTCATCCGCACGTCTCCGGACGTCTGGAACGAGGACATCGGCGTTTGA
- the codB gene encoding cytosine permease, producing the protein MKKLADVPHNDYPLSEVPLSERRGFWSLTLVLVGFTFFTATMWAGGSLGVAFDFQALLLVILAGNLLLGAYAAALGYMAARSGLNTVLMARYAFGEKGSRLADGILGFTQVGWYAWGTATIAILLVRILGLPEILTIPLMILFGFGFCITAIVGYRGLELLSRFAVPAMLLLIAVSLTLGVVEVGGIDGLLAMSPTETLSVGAAITMVIGTFVSGGTQATNWTRFAISGRQAVLATLVAFFIGNGLMVFTGALGALVYQEADVVDVMLAQGLAALAVVMLFLNIWTTQDNTIYNFAVAGCNLLRTEKRGLVTLVGAGIGTALAIFGMHDMLVPFLVLLGTFIPPLGGVLMADFFVLHRRRYTPLADTALPDYLWSGLAAYGVGAAAAYFSPFLAPVVGVAVAALAHVVLGRYARRHADGRPATAEDGER; encoded by the coding sequence ATGAAAAAACTGGCAGATGTGCCGCACAACGACTACCCGTTGAGCGAAGTCCCCCTTTCCGAGCGGCGCGGGTTCTGGTCGCTGACGCTGGTCCTCGTGGGCTTCACGTTCTTCACGGCCACCATGTGGGCCGGCGGCAGCCTGGGGGTGGCCTTCGATTTCCAGGCCCTGCTGCTGGTCATCCTCGCCGGCAACCTGCTGCTCGGCGCCTACGCCGCGGCCCTGGGCTACATGGCCGCCCGCTCCGGGCTGAACACGGTGCTCATGGCGCGCTACGCCTTCGGTGAAAAGGGCAGCCGCCTGGCGGACGGCATTCTCGGCTTTACCCAGGTGGGCTGGTACGCGTGGGGGACAGCCACCATCGCCATCCTGCTGGTGCGGATCCTGGGCCTGCCGGAGATTCTCACCATTCCGCTGATGATCCTGTTCGGCTTCGGGTTCTGCATCACCGCCATCGTCGGCTACCGCGGACTGGAACTCCTGTCCCGCTTCGCCGTACCCGCGATGCTGCTGCTGATCGCGGTGAGCCTGACCCTCGGGGTCGTGGAGGTGGGCGGCATCGACGGCCTTCTGGCCATGTCCCCCACGGAGACCCTCTCCGTGGGCGCTGCGATCACCATGGTCATCGGCACGTTCGTCAGCGGCGGCACCCAGGCCACCAACTGGACGCGGTTCGCCATCTCCGGCCGACAGGCGGTGCTTGCCACCCTGGTTGCGTTCTTCATCGGCAACGGGCTCATGGTGTTCACCGGCGCGCTGGGCGCGCTGGTCTACCAGGAGGCGGACGTGGTGGACGTGATGCTGGCCCAGGGGCTGGCGGCCCTGGCGGTGGTGATGCTGTTCCTGAACATCTGGACCACCCAGGACAACACCATCTACAACTTCGCCGTGGCGGGCTGCAACCTGCTGCGCACGGAAAAGCGCGGGCTGGTCACCCTGGTCGGTGCGGGCATTGGCACAGCCCTCGCCATCTTCGGTATGCACGACATGCTGGTGCCTTTCCTGGTTCTGCTGGGGACGTTCATCCCGCCCCTGGGCGGCGTGCTCATGGCGGATTTCTTCGTACTGCACCGGCGGCGCTACACGCCGCTGGCCGACACCGCGCTACCCGACTACCTCTGGTCCGGCCTGGCGGCCTACGGGGTAGGCGCCGCGGCGGCGTATTTCTCGCCGTTTCTTGCGCCCGTGGTGGGCGTCGCCGTGGCCGCCCTCGCCCACGTGGTGCTGGGGCGGTATGCTCGTCGGCACGCGGATGGCAGGCCGGCAACGGCAGAGGACGGAGAGCGATAA
- a CDS encoding serine hydrolase domain-containing protein: protein MTFDQCLRETPRRLVRWIGVAVGLVILGVAAGVSAGETRLERVEASAASMERLHSLLVLVDGEPRIERVFQGGDLETPVNIKSVSKTVLSALVGAAIQEGVLTGVDQSIADALGGRLPPDADPAVADITIGHLLSMQSGLERTSGANYGTWVASSDWVADALRRPMVGEPGGRMRYSTGNSHLLSAALVEQSGQTTLELARRWLGAPLNIRVPDWLRDPQGVHFGGNEMRLSPRALARFGELYRLGGEIGGQRILAEEWIDASWTPRGRSRFTNDAYGYGWFITDLNGHRAYYGWGFGGQMLYVVPDLRMTVVLISDPNPPSPGGAYRRQLERLVADQLIPAVQAHAASAE from the coding sequence ATGACGTTTGATCAATGCTTGCGCGAGACTCCGCGGCGCCTGGTCAGGTGGATCGGCGTGGCTGTCGGGTTGGTGATCCTCGGTGTTGCTGCAGGCGTCAGCGCGGGGGAGACCCGCCTCGAGCGCGTGGAGGCGTCTGCGGCATCCATGGAACGTCTGCACAGCCTGCTTGTGCTGGTGGATGGGGAGCCGCGGATCGAGCGGGTGTTCCAGGGCGGGGATCTGGAGACCCCGGTCAACATCAAGTCCGTTTCCAAGACCGTGCTCTCGGCACTGGTGGGCGCAGCCATCCAGGAGGGCGTGCTGACCGGCGTCGACCAGTCCATCGCCGATGCCCTGGGTGGCCGGCTGCCGCCGGACGCCGACCCGGCGGTGGCGGACATTACCATCGGCCACCTGTTGTCGATGCAGTCCGGGCTGGAGCGGACGTCCGGTGCCAACTACGGCACCTGGGTGGCCAGCAGCGACTGGGTCGCGGACGCGCTGCGTCGACCCATGGTGGGCGAGCCCGGCGGGCGCATGCGGTACTCCACGGGAAACTCCCATCTGCTGTCGGCGGCCCTGGTCGAGCAGTCGGGTCAGACCACCCTGGAGCTCGCCCGGCGCTGGCTGGGTGCACCGCTGAACATCCGCGTTCCCGACTGGCTGCGCGACCCCCAGGGCGTGCATTTCGGCGGCAACGAGATGCGTCTCAGCCCGCGGGCGCTGGCCCGGTTCGGCGAGCTCTATCGGCTCGGTGGCGAGATCGGCGGCCAGCGGATCCTGGCCGAGGAGTGGATCGACGCATCCTGGACGCCCCGCGGCCGCTCCCGGTTCACCAATGACGCTTACGGGTACGGGTGGTTCATCACGGACCTGAACGGGCACCGTGCCTACTACGGGTGGGGGTTCGGCGGCCAGATGCTCTACGTGGTGCCGGACCTGCGGATGACCGTGGTGCTCATCTCCGACCCGAATCCGCCATCGCCGGGGGGTGCGTATCGCCGGCAGCTGGAACGACTGGTTGCCGATCAGCTGATTCCGGCAGTGCAGGCCCATGCGGCATCAGCGGAATAG
- a CDS encoding cytochrome b — translation MNRTTAEIATRRYALVQRLLHWAVAALVVLALGVGMTLGTLGPEGARDQFGTLAPDILYTGHKTAGILILVLMVVRVMLRALAGKPDYFRPLEPWQRALSNTVHTLLYLLLITMPVLGWLATAAGDYPVSFFGVPLPGLIGVDEALSGRLFFWHAVVGWAILLLACVHIAGAVYHWRWRRDGVMQRMSLFR, via the coding sequence ATGAACCGCACCACGGCAGAGATCGCCACGCGCCGCTACGCCCTGGTTCAGCGCCTGCTCCACTGGGCGGTCGCCGCACTGGTCGTGCTTGCCCTGGGGGTGGGCATGACACTGGGGACGCTCGGGCCGGAGGGCGCGCGGGATCAGTTCGGCACCCTCGCACCGGACATCCTCTACACCGGCCACAAGACGGCTGGCATCCTGATTCTGGTACTCATGGTCGTGCGGGTGATGCTGCGGGCGCTGGCCGGGAAGCCGGACTACTTCCGCCCCCTGGAGCCCTGGCAACGGGCACTGAGCAACACCGTGCACACGCTGCTCTACCTGCTGCTCATCACCATGCCCGTGCTCGGGTGGCTGGCGACGGCCGCCGGCGATTACCCGGTCAGTTTCTTCGGCGTGCCGCTGCCGGGGCTGATCGGCGTGGACGAGGCGCTGTCAGGCCGGCTGTTCTTCTGGCATGCGGTGGTCGGCTGGGCCATCCTGTTGCTTGCCTGCGTCCACATCGCCGGTGCGGTGTATCACTGGCGCTGGCGTCGGGATGGCGTCATGCAGCGCATGAGTCTATTCCGCTGA
- a CDS encoding MBL fold metallo-hydrolase — MEQSQSEDQFAPGRLYRVTPRLARITAPNPGMMTGPGTNTWIVGDADRVVVDPGPDDEAHLQAVADAGEGRIRAILITHAHPDHSPGARRLQAITDAPVMAHPNELQGIRDDALAADHAIDDGDRLDGDDFTLHCLHTPGHAADHLCFLLEQDRILIAGDQVMDGSTVVISPPDGCMQDYLSSLRRLRELSLDAIAPGHGRLLRPPRDVLDAVIAHRLERERMILELVSAGEAQIPGLVGRIYTHVPEALQRVAFGSVRAHLEKLRDEGRVTGDGHGPWRPASAGNGEDQS, encoded by the coding sequence ATGGAACAGAGTCAATCCGAAGATCAGTTCGCGCCAGGCCGCCTGTATCGCGTCACGCCAAGACTCGCCCGCATCACCGCGCCCAATCCGGGCATGATGACCGGCCCGGGAACCAATACCTGGATCGTGGGGGATGCCGACCGGGTGGTGGTGGACCCCGGGCCGGACGACGAGGCGCACCTCCAGGCCGTGGCGGACGCCGGGGAGGGGCGCATACGCGCCATACTCATCACCCATGCCCACCCGGACCACTCGCCCGGCGCAAGGCGGCTGCAGGCCATCACCGATGCACCGGTCATGGCCCATCCCAACGAGCTCCAGGGCATCCGCGATGATGCGCTTGCGGCGGATCACGCCATTGACGACGGCGACCGGCTCGACGGTGACGACTTCACCCTGCACTGTCTGCACACGCCCGGTCATGCGGCCGATCACCTGTGTTTTCTGCTGGAGCAGGACCGCATCCTGATTGCCGGCGACCAGGTCATGGATGGCAGCACCGTGGTGATCAGCCCGCCGGACGGTTGCATGCAGGACTACCTGAGCTCCCTGCGCCGGCTGCGGGAGCTGTCGCTGGACGCGATCGCGCCCGGTCACGGCCGCCTGTTACGGCCGCCGCGCGACGTCCTCGATGCGGTGATCGCGCACCGGCTGGAACGGGAACGCATGATCCTGGAACTGGTCAGTGCAGGTGAGGCGCAGATCCCGGGGCTGGTGGGCCGCATCTACACCCATGTGCCGGAGGCCTTGCAGCGCGTGGCCTTCGGTTCGGTGCGCGCGCATCTGGAGAAACTGCGTGACGAGGGGCGGGTCACCGGAGACGGGCACGGGCCGTGGCGTCCCGCAAGTGCTGGAAATGGCGAGGATCAATCATGA
- the msrA gene encoding peptide-methionine (S)-S-oxide reductase MsrA: MSTQQTAILGGGCFWCLDAVFRELSGVHEVVSGYAGGERENPTYEQVCSGATGHAEVVRVRFDPDVISYAELLQVFFNIHDPTQLNRQGNDVGTQYRSTIMPLDDEQERQAREAVRREEDSGVWQHPVVTTIEPDVTFWPAETEHQDFFSANMFQPYCQFVIAPKLKHAREAFPERMQS; encoded by the coding sequence ATGAGTACGCAACAGACCGCGATTCTGGGCGGGGGCTGCTTCTGGTGCCTGGATGCCGTGTTTCGGGAGTTGAGCGGCGTGCACGAGGTGGTCTCCGGCTACGCTGGCGGCGAGCGAGAGAACCCCACCTACGAGCAGGTGTGCAGTGGTGCCACCGGTCATGCCGAGGTGGTCCGCGTGCGCTTCGACCCGGACGTCATCAGCTACGCGGAGCTGCTGCAGGTGTTCTTCAATATCCACGACCCCACCCAGCTCAACCGGCAGGGCAACGACGTGGGCACGCAGTACCGCTCCACCATCATGCCCCTGGATGACGAGCAGGAGCGCCAGGCGCGGGAAGCGGTCCGTCGCGAAGAAGACAGCGGCGTGTGGCAGCACCCGGTGGTGACCACCATCGAGCCGGACGTTACGTTCTGGCCGGCGGAGACGGAGCATCAGGACTTCTTCAGCGCAAACATGTTCCAGCCCTACTGCCAGTTCGTGATCGCGCCGAAGCTCAAGCATGCCCGCGAGGCGTTTCCGGAGCGTATGCAGTCATGA
- a CDS encoding LysR family transcriptional regulator: protein MDRASEMMIFVRCVEDGSFSAAARALDMTPSAISKQIRRLEDRLGARLFNRTTRRISLTEVGRDFYDRCSRIMVQIEEAEEAVSSLQDQVRGTLRVTGTAAFARGEVLPRINRFLSRHPELNLEFELTDRQVDLVDEGVDAAIMLQEQVNDPSLVARKLAVNRRIIVASPDYIRRNGEPQTPEELLDHNCLTLYNVSRFNDWEFEFDDGSPRVIHVRGNFHANTASALYEAALAGVGLARLSTWLVAPRIRSGELVQLLPGYTQESSAYYVLFPQGRHLSRKVRAFVDFLVDEFTPLPPWEREDLELVKGIRPSVN from the coding sequence ATGGATCGCGCTTCGGAAATGATGATCTTTGTCCGCTGTGTGGAGGATGGCAGTTTCTCCGCCGCGGCCCGCGCCCTGGACATGACGCCGTCGGCGATCAGCAAGCAGATCCGGCGCCTGGAAGACCGGCTTGGCGCCCGGTTGTTCAATCGCACCACCCGGCGCATCAGCCTCACCGAAGTGGGGCGGGACTTCTACGATCGCTGCTCGCGGATCATGGTGCAGATCGAGGAAGCGGAGGAGGCGGTCAGCTCCCTTCAGGATCAGGTGCGCGGTACACTGCGGGTGACGGGCACTGCCGCGTTCGCGCGGGGTGAAGTCCTGCCACGCATCAACCGGTTTCTCTCCCGGCATCCCGAACTCAACCTGGAGTTCGAGCTCACCGACCGGCAGGTGGACCTGGTGGACGAGGGAGTGGATGCGGCCATCATGCTGCAGGAGCAGGTCAACGACCCCTCGCTGGTGGCGCGCAAGCTCGCGGTGAACCGGCGGATCATCGTGGCGTCGCCGGACTACATCCGGCGCAACGGCGAGCCGCAGACGCCGGAAGAGCTGCTGGACCACAACTGCCTGACGCTCTATAACGTGTCCCGGTTCAACGACTGGGAGTTCGAGTTCGACGACGGTAGCCCCCGTGTCATCCACGTGCGCGGCAACTTCCACGCGAACACGGCCAGTGCGCTTTACGAGGCGGCATTGGCCGGCGTCGGCCTGGCGCGCCTGTCCACGTGGCTGGTCGCCCCCCGTATCCGCAGTGGTGAGCTGGTGCAGTTGCTGCCGGGGTATACGCAGGAGAGTTCGGCCTATTACGTGCTCTTCCCCCAGGGGCGGCACCTGTCCCGCAAGGTGCGTGCGTTCGTGGACTTCCTGGTGGACGAGTTCACCCCGCTGCCGCCCTGGGAGCGGGAAGACCTGGAGCTGGTCAAGGGGATCCGGCCGTCGGTGAACTAG
- a CDS encoding NAD-dependent protein deacetylase — MPATSMTVGEPAGLQRLAGMLGASQRPLVLTGAGLSTESGIPDYRDIHGGWKRKPPIQLREFQRSAHARRRYWARSMAGWSLMRRARPNAGHEALARLEQAGHLHWLITQNVDGLHQRAGSRAVTDLHGRLDVVACLDCGHRLARDAMQSTLVDWNPGWDVEPEQLAPDGDVDLESAAFETFRVPDCPSCGGLLKPEVVFFGEKVPPERVATAFARLDEADLLLVVGSSLMVWSGYRFVRHAAARGIPVAVLNLGETRGDREATIKVEASCGDALTTLLTALEA; from the coding sequence ATGCCCGCCACATCCATGACCGTCGGTGAGCCGGCCGGACTGCAGCGTCTGGCGGGAATGCTGGGTGCCAGTCAGCGCCCCCTGGTCCTTACCGGTGCCGGGCTGAGCACCGAATCCGGGATTCCGGATTACCGGGACATCCACGGTGGCTGGAAGCGCAAGCCACCGATCCAGTTGCGTGAGTTCCAGCGCAGCGCCCACGCGCGCCGGCGCTACTGGGCCCGCAGCATGGCCGGCTGGTCGCTGATGCGCCGGGCCCGACCGAATGCCGGGCACGAGGCGCTGGCGCGCCTGGAGCAGGCGGGCCATCTGCACTGGCTGATTACCCAGAACGTGGACGGGCTGCACCAGCGGGCCGGAAGCCGTGCCGTGACCGACCTGCACGGGCGACTGGACGTGGTGGCGTGCCTTGACTGTGGCCACCGCCTGGCGCGGGATGCCATGCAGTCCACCCTGGTGGACTGGAACCCCGGCTGGGACGTGGAGCCGGAGCAGCTGGCCCCGGATGGCGACGTCGACCTGGAATCCGCCGCCTTCGAGACGTTTCGTGTCCCCGACTGTCCTTCCTGCGGCGGGCTGCTCAAGCCTGAAGTGGTGTTCTTCGGCGAGAAGGTGCCACCCGAGCGTGTCGCTACCGCATTCGCGCGCCTCGACGAGGCGGACCTGTTGCTGGTGGTCGGCTCTTCCCTGATGGTGTGGTCCGGCTACCGGTTCGTTCGCCACGCCGCCGCCCGGGGCATTCCGGTGGCGGTGCTGAACCTTGGTGAGACGCGCGGTGACCGTGAGGCGACGATCAAGGTCGAGGCCTCCTGCGGCGACGCACTGACCACCCTCCTGACCGCCCTGGAGGCCTGA
- the murI gene encoding glutamate racemase — protein sequence MTTAHANRATAPVGVFDSGLGGLSVLREIRALLPGEDLLYVADAAHVPYGNRTPDAIRARAQAVSGFLLEQGAKAVVVACNTATAVAVTALRERWRVPIIGMEPAIKPAAGLTRNGTVGVLATEGTLASARFAALLEQYAGDLHVVTQPCPGLVAAVESGELHGDRARALLARYLQPLQAAGADVIILGCTHYPFLTPAIRQRVGADVAIVDTGAAVAREVRRRLQLHGLLAPAERCGSSRFWSTGDLAAGEPVLARLWGEAAPLRPLQSAREGGLSA from the coding sequence GTGACCACCGCGCACGCCAATCGGGCCACCGCACCCGTCGGGGTGTTCGATTCCGGTCTCGGCGGCCTGTCGGTTCTGCGCGAGATTCGCGCGCTGCTGCCCGGCGAGGACCTGCTCTATGTCGCCGATGCGGCGCACGTCCCTTATGGTAACCGGACGCCGGATGCCATCCGCGCCCGGGCGCAGGCCGTCTCCGGCTTTCTGCTGGAGCAGGGCGCCAAGGCCGTGGTGGTCGCGTGCAACACGGCGACAGCCGTCGCCGTGACCGCGTTGCGGGAACGCTGGCGTGTGCCCATCATTGGCATGGAGCCGGCCATCAAGCCCGCCGCCGGGCTGACCCGTAACGGCACAGTGGGCGTGCTGGCGACGGAAGGGACGCTTGCGAGTGCCCGGTTCGCGGCGTTGCTGGAGCAGTACGCCGGCGATCTGCACGTGGTCACGCAACCGTGCCCCGGGCTGGTGGCGGCGGTGGAGTCGGGAGAGCTGCACGGCGACCGTGCCCGGGCGCTGCTGGCGCGCTACCTGCAGCCGCTGCAGGCGGCTGGCGCCGATGTCATCATCCTGGGCTGCACCCACTATCCGTTCCTGACCCCGGCCATCCGCCAGCGGGTGGGCGCGGACGTGGCCATTGTCGACACGGGGGCGGCGGTGGCGCGCGAGGTCCGGCGCCGGCTTCAGCTTCACGGGCTTCTGGCCCCGGCGGAGCGCTGCGGCAGCAGCCGGTTCTGGAGTACCGGCGATCTTGCAGCGGGCGAGCCCGTACTCGCCCGCCTCTGGGGCGAAGCGGCGCCGTTGCGGCCGCTGCAGTCCGCGCGGGAAGGCGGCCTCAGTGCGTGA